CACCGGCACGGAAGTCCCGGCCACGGCCGCGACCACGTGCTGCCGGCCCTGGTCCCCCCTCACGCGACCCTGCCGGTCGTGGACGGGAGGCTGGAACTCGGCACCTGGCAGTCCGTGTGCCTCGTGGACACGAACCGCGACAACGCCGACCGCCAGGTGCGTCTGAGCTTCCTGGGGCACTGAGCCGTCCCCGTGCACGGCCACCCGAGCGGAGCGGCCGCCCGGTGCTGACGGGCCGCGGCGCCCCGACGGCTCGCGCGGCCCTTGCGATCCGTGCGGCCCTGGTAATCAGCGCGACCCCCGCGATCCGCGCGACCTCTGCGGCCAGCCGCGACCTCTGCGGCCAACGGGGCACGCGCGGCACGCGCGACGCACGCGGCGCACGCGGCGCACGCGGTGAAAGGTAGTGCGTTTGTGCAGGCCGTGGTAGTCTGGACCTAGTTGCAGTTGTGGTTCCCGAATCTTCAAGTGCCTCTACGGCCGTAGCCGTGGGGCGTTTTTTGTATCTCCGGTGCTTATCCGGACGGGGTTCATTTGTGGCAACACAAGAGGTTCACACGGTGTGAATCTCTGGGCACTGCCCCGAAGGAGATGTGACATGGCTACTGGCACCGTCAAGTGGTTCAACTCGGAAAAGGGCTTCGGCTTCATCGAGCAGGACGGCGGCGGCCCCGACGTCTTCGCCCACTACTCGAACATCGCCACCCAGGGCTTCCGTGAGCTCCAGGAGGGCCAGAAGGTGAACTTCGACGTCACGCAGGGCCAGAAGGGCCCGCAGGCGGAGAACATCACCCCCGCCTGATGCCGAAGCGCGCGCGATAGCTGGGGTCCCACCGTTCGGTGGGGCCCCAGCTTCCTGCTTTCTGCGTTCCGTCGGAACGCTGTCATTCTTGTATTCGGCTCGTACTTGCAATTCATCCGGCTCATGCCTGTCGGGAATTCCTCGATGCGTGCCCCTCGAGGAAGGTTCTCCGTGAGCCGTTCAGCTCGCACGAACGACCGTTTCCGGCCGCAGGGCCGGGGCCGCCCCGGCGCCGCTCCGGGTGGCGGCGGACGCCGCCCCGTCGCACCGCAGGGGGAGTTCGCGCCGCCGGACACCGTCACCCCGGCGCTTCCCGCCGTCGCGACCTTCGGCGAACTGGACCTGCCCGCCGAATTGCTGAACACGCTCACCGAACTCGGTGTGCACGAGCCGTTCCCGATCCAGGCCGC
The window above is part of the Streptomyces sp. NBC_00425 genome. Proteins encoded here:
- a CDS encoding cold-shock protein; the encoded protein is MATGTVKWFNSEKGFGFIEQDGGGPDVFAHYSNIATQGFRELQEGQKVNFDVTQGQKGPQAENITPA